The following are encoded together in the Scomber japonicus isolate fScoJap1 chromosome 20, fScoJap1.pri, whole genome shotgun sequence genome:
- the LOC128381010 gene encoding ataxin-2-like protein — protein MLKQPQQPGSGGRKASNGTTGPAGVSSSVSGMNSGNRTPAGRNRSSAKPSFQSSPVFEGVYNNARMLHFLTAVVGSTCDIRVKNGSMFEGIFKTLSSRCELAVDAVHKRSEDDSSTSAQPRWEDITDTMIFSPSDLVTMICRDVDLNYATKDTFTDTAISSTRVNGEHKEKVLQRWEGGDSNGESYNLENDASNGWDANEMFRYNEVKYGVTSTYDSSLSMYTVPLERGNSDTYRQREARAARLASEIESSPQYRHRVSLENDDGKSEEEKYSAVVRDGNDRERGRESPRDRDRERGRDSPGANNREGKYIPLPQRQREMNRERAERGSGGPPPHNRLSGGYRSTPPSSSSSSPRPPLPSAAGPQPGASPSERSSPLSGRGGAYTPHHPQGSPSPGPASGPASPYTPASPAGPAATGTSASAAQSPASPPAPHGHTVPHSHSLPHSLSDAGRPVNGVSARTSPKAQRPPQSSRTVRTANSHNQSTATRSPKSATSQDTPYLDTSSVSLPAQKTSGPTPTFMFDVNEILNTSAKERSAESPSSTEDSKSKKAPSVQQRTQIEELRKFGQEFRLQASGGSSSSPSSPAAATPPAVSEVDQPNAAKPSSDASAEAKPQPPASSPSQPQPQPSPAPAEDPAKETAATPGAPTAASTTTPVSDRQSPAVPQPARTPGSEEARSDTGERTEGVADQVKKSTLNPNAKEFNPIKPQMPMTKPNTAPTPPRPTPNAVVLPHPGGQGPLYNAPYLSYVSQIHSVQPPPMFQYSMSTVSQGKYQRTKGSVVAQRSDHGNAAPPMLQAAASAAGAPLVASPYPQSYLQYNPQQYGQQQVIQTMTPYPGQPMYPMLQGGARMIGQGGGPHPQALGPPGGPQFPAQGDGPQGPQQGIYAPQSFSHHSGAVHQPQPSSTPTGNQPPPQHAAPSPGQNAQSGPQPQSLYHSGPLSAPTPPNMPPGHTSPQGSYPIQGYSLHSHQGIQPSYPLGQIAQAHVQGAMAGPHHSGSHGQPQLLMLQPPQQGPGSVPQHPQHGPQQGGHQHFYIGHPQAMQVQTHPASFHPPGN, from the exons ATGCTGAAACAACCGCAGCAACCCGGCTCCGGCGGGAGAAAAGCATCTAACGGCACCACGGGCCCCGCCGGTGTGTCTTCCTCGGTCAGCGGCATGAACAGCGGCAACAGGACCCCGGCCGGGAG GAATCGTAGCTCTGCAAAGCCATCATTCCAGTCATCCCCT GTGTTTGAGGGTGTCTACAACAATGCCAGAATGCTTCATTTCCTCACAGCTGTTGTG GGTTCCACCTGCGATATAAGAGTAAAGAATGGCAGCATGTTTGAAGGCATATTCAAGACCCTTAGTTCTCGG TGTGAGTTGGCCGTGGATGCTGTACACAAACGCAGTGAGGACGACAGCTCAACATCAGCCCAGCCACGGTGGGAGGACATCACTGACACCATGATCTTCAGTCCCTCTGACTTGGTTACAATGATCTGCAGAGATGTTGACCTCAACTATGCCACCAAAG ACACCTTCACAGACACCGCCATCAGTTCCACCCGCGTCAATGGGGAACACAAGGAGAAAGTGTTGcagagatgggagggaggagacagCAACGGCGAGAGTTATAATCTGGAAAATGATGCA tccAATGGCTGGGATGCCAATGAGATGTTTCGGTACAATGAAGTGAAATATGGAGTCACATCTACATATGATTCCAGCCTCTCCATGTACAC TGTGCCACTGGAGAGAGGCAACTCTGACACCTATCGACAGAGGGAGGCACGCGCTGCTCGCCTGGCTAGTGAGATCGAGTCTAGTCCCCAGTACCGCCATCGTGTCAGCCTGGAAAACGATGACGGCAAATCTGAGGAGGAAAAGTACAGCGCTGTGGTGCGTGATGGCAACGATCGGGAGAGGGGACGTGAGAGCCCCCGCGACAGAGATCGAGAACGGGGCAGAGACAGCCCCGGAGCCAACAACAG GGAGGGCAAGTACATTCCATTACCTCAGCGTCAGAGAGAGATGAACCGGGAGCGAGCCGAGAGAGGTTCTGGCGGGCCTCCACCTCACAATCGTCTAAGTGGTGGTTACcgctccacccctccatcctcctcttcctcttccccaaGACCCCCACTGCCATCTGCTGCCGGGCCCCAACCTGGCGCCTCCCCCTCCGAGAGAAGCAGCCCCCTGTCGGGTCGAGGCGGGGCCTACACTCCCCACCACCCCCAGGGGAGCCCCAGCCCAGGCCCGGCCTCTGGCCCTGCGAGCCCCTACACACCCGCCTCTCCAGCAGGACCAGCAGCCACAGGAACCTCTGCTTCGGCTGCTCAATCCCCAGCCAGTCCTCCTGCCCCACACGGACACACAGTCCCACATTCCCACTCACTTCCACACTCGCTGTCAGATGCTGGCAGGCCTGTTAATGGAG TCTCTGCCAGAACATCTCCCAAAGCCCAAAGACCTCCACAGTCCAGCAGAACAGTCCGCACAGCAAACAGTCACAATCAGTCTACAG CCACTCGCTCTCCTAAATCAGCCACTTCCCAGGATACACCTTATTTGGACAcatcatctgtctctctgcctgcccAGAAGACGTCGGGCCCCACCCCTACCTTCATGTTCGATG TGAATGAGATCCTTAACACATCTGCAAAAGAACGCTCAGCTGAGAGCCCCAGCAGCACAGAGGACAGCAAGAGCAAAAAAG CTCCATCAGTTCAGCAAAGGACACAGATTGAGGAGCTGCGGAAATTTGGCCAGGAATTCAGG ctCCAGGCGAGTGGAGGCAGCTCCAGCTCCCCGAGCTCTCCAGCAGCAGCGACCCCTCCTGCAGTCAGCGAGGTCGACCAACCCAACGCAGCCAAACCCTCGTCAGATGCTTCTGCTGAGGCCAAACCTCAGCCTCCAGCTTCCAGCCCTTCCCAACCCCAACCTCAGCCTTCACCAGCTCCTGCTGAGGACCCCGCTAAGGAAACCGCCGCCACACCTGGAGCCCCGACAGCCGCCAGCACCACAACACCAGTTTCAGACAGGCAGTCACCGGCCGTCCCTCAGCCTGCCAGGACTCCAGGAAGTGAGGAGGCCAGGTCTGACACAGGAGAGCGGACAGAGGGCGTAGCAGA TCAAGTAAAGAAATCAACCTTAAATCCTAACGCTAAAGAATTCAACCCTATCAAGCCTCAGATGCCTATG ACAAAACCCAACACTGCACCCACCCCACCTCGACCCACTCCAAATGCAGTGGTCCTTCCGCACCCAGGTGGACAAGGACCCCTCTACAACGCCCCCTACCTCTCTTACGTCTCGCAGATCCACTCTGTGCAG CCCCCACCAATGTTCCAGTACTCCatgtctacagttagccagggAAAATACCAAAGGACCAAAG GCTCAGTTGTGGCTCAGCGCTCTGACCACGGTAATGCAGCACCCCCCATGCTGCAAGCTGCAGCGTCAGCAGCCGGGGCTCCTCTTGTAGCGTCCCCCTACCCTCAGTCTTACCTTCAGTACAACCCGCAGCAGTACGGCCAGCAGCAGGTCATCCAGACCATGACGCCCTACCCTGGACAG cccaTGTACCCCATGCTGCAGGGTGGAGCCAGGATGATAGGGCAAGGCGGGGGCCCCCACCCACAAGCCCTTGGACCCCCAGGAGGCCCCCAGTTCCCTGCACAGGGAGACGGGCCACAGGGACCACAGCAGGGCATCTATG CCCCACAGTCATTCTCCCACCACTCGGGTGCAGTGCATCAGCCCCAGCCCTCCAGTACCCCAACAGGCAACCAGCCCCCACCCCAGCATGCTGCACCAAGCCCTGGACAG AATGCCCAGTCAGGTCCACAGCCGCAGTCCTTGTACCACTCAGGTCCCCTGTCTGCACCCACCCCACCTAATATGCCACCAGGCCACACGTCTCCACAGGGCTCTTATCCCATTCAGGGCTACAGCCTTCACAGCCACCAGGGCATCCAACCCTCATACCCCCTGGGACAGATAGCACAG GCCCACGTACAGGGAGCCATGGCAGGTCCCCACCATTCAGGGAGCCACGGTCAGCCCCAGTTATTGATGTTACAGCCTCCTCAGCAGGGCCCCGGCTCAGTGCCCCAGCACCCACAGCACGGACCACAGCAAGGAGGACACCAACACTTTTACATCGGACATCCACAAG CGATGCAGGTTCAAACACAccctgcttccttccatccgccTGGAAACTAA